One window from the genome of Pedococcus badiiscoriae encodes:
- a CDS encoding hydroxymethylglutaryl-CoA lyase — protein sequence MGLPQRETNPELPSRVTIYEVGPRDGLQNEKAVVPAAVKAEFIRRLAAAGLETIETTSFVPPAWVPQLADAREVLADLGDLGRGPRRPVLVPNERGLDDALEAGVGAVAIFGSATETFARKNLNRTVAESLDMFAPVVARAKDAGLWVRAYVSMCFGDPWEGPVPIGQVADVAQRLMDLGADQLSLGDTIGTGTTGHVSRLLDALDARGIGTDQIGVHFHDTYGQALANTMTALRHGVTVVDSSTGGLGGCPYAKSATGNLATEDLVWALDGAGVQTGVDLAALVETSVWMAGHLGRPSPSGVVRALAGG from the coding sequence ATCGGACTGCCCCAGCGTGAGACCAACCCGGAACTGCCGAGCCGGGTCACGATCTACGAGGTGGGCCCGCGGGACGGTCTGCAGAACGAGAAAGCCGTCGTGCCGGCTGCCGTCAAGGCCGAGTTCATCCGTCGACTGGCAGCGGCCGGCCTCGAGACGATCGAGACGACGTCCTTCGTCCCGCCGGCCTGGGTGCCGCAGCTCGCCGATGCCCGCGAGGTGCTGGCCGACCTCGGGGACCTCGGCCGGGGGCCCCGTCGTCCCGTGCTCGTCCCCAACGAGCGCGGTCTCGACGACGCCCTCGAGGCGGGGGTCGGGGCGGTCGCCATCTTCGGGAGCGCCACCGAGACGTTCGCCCGCAAGAACCTCAACCGCACGGTCGCGGAGTCGCTGGACATGTTCGCTCCCGTCGTCGCGCGCGCCAAGGACGCCGGACTGTGGGTCCGCGCCTACGTGTCGATGTGCTTCGGCGACCCGTGGGAGGGGCCGGTCCCGATCGGTCAGGTCGCCGACGTCGCGCAGCGCCTGATGGACCTCGGCGCCGACCAGCTCTCCCTCGGCGACACCATCGGCACCGGCACGACCGGGCACGTGAGCCGCCTCCTCGATGCCCTCGACGCGCGGGGGATCGGCACCGACCAGATCGGCGTGCACTTCCACGACACCTACGGCCAGGCGCTGGCCAACACCATGACGGCGCTGCGACACGGCGTCACGGTGGTCGACTCGTCCACCGGTGGGCTCGGCGGTTGCCCCTACGCCAAGAGCGCCACCGGGAACCTGGCCACCGAGGACCTCGTGTGGGCTCTCGACGGGGCGGGTGTCCAGACCGGGGTCGACCTCGCCGCGCTCGTCGAGACCAGCGTGTGGATGGCTGGGCACCTCGGTCGCCCGTCCCCGTCCGGCGTCGTGCGCGCGCTCGCCGGCGGCTGA
- a CDS encoding helicase-associated domain-containing protein, whose protein sequence is MADDVRERTDEQLATLLRLRQDLARPAPADLSSLAARASTRASVQRAVDSLDLAHLQVLEAAVAATSPLDPSAVGTLLGVSADEVGPLLDDLWMLALLWRSPEGLRVTRTVVEVLPHPAGLGPRAADSFVEVPSEDRVPGLLAEAPPAARAILDRLTWGPPLAVLPPGAPERLAEGARWLLEQHLVFSPSADQLVLPREVALALREGRSHRAPALQPPALDGQTRAAAEVDAAAGQQVTDLLALVDELAAEWGLRPPRVLRSGGLAVRDLKRLSSVLDVDEARAAFVAELTYAAGLLADDGSLDPSWAPTPAYDEWQQHPGDQRWAVLARAWLLTTRAPHLVGTTPAGASGTVNALGPDAHWPPARGLRRDVLEQLAAAPAGLAPERASIASAVSWQRPRRVPASLDTVVTAVLGEAEWLGVTGRGAISTAGRALLAGLPDAELAAAMQPHLPEPIEHVLLQADLTAIAPGPLAGGLATFMRLVADVESRGGATVYRFTQDSVRRCLDAGWSVDQVLGALTDASHTPVPQPLDYLIRDVARRHGQARVGAMRAYIRCDDEATLGAMVADRELSPLQLRSIAPTILVSPVAADTVLDFLRENGFAPAAETPDGGIIVPTTGRHRTPLQRRPAPVTAQAVDDELVATMVGALRAGEEAAAYQREQVASRPGPSLPSTDPTTTLAVLRDAAADRQAVWLGYSDADGRTQRILFYPDRVEGGRVHGTADGATRTLSIHRVTGAVQG, encoded by the coding sequence ATGGCCGACGACGTGCGGGAGCGGACCGACGAGCAGCTGGCCACCCTGCTGCGACTTCGACAGGACCTGGCTCGCCCGGCGCCGGCGGACCTGTCCTCCCTGGCCGCCCGCGCCAGCACCCGGGCCAGCGTGCAGCGGGCCGTCGACTCACTCGACCTGGCCCACCTCCAGGTGCTCGAGGCCGCCGTCGCAGCCACCTCGCCGCTCGACCCGAGCGCGGTGGGCACCCTGCTCGGGGTCTCCGCCGACGAGGTCGGGCCCCTGCTCGACGACCTGTGGATGCTCGCGCTGCTGTGGCGCAGCCCCGAGGGGTTGCGCGTGACCCGCACCGTCGTCGAGGTCCTCCCCCACCCCGCCGGGCTCGGGCCCCGTGCGGCCGACAGCTTCGTGGAGGTGCCGTCGGAAGACCGGGTCCCGGGGCTGCTCGCCGAGGCCCCACCCGCGGCTCGCGCCATCCTCGACCGCCTGACCTGGGGTCCACCACTCGCGGTCCTGCCCCCGGGCGCCCCCGAGCGGCTGGCCGAGGGCGCGCGCTGGCTGCTGGAACAGCACCTCGTCTTCTCACCGTCGGCCGACCAGCTGGTGCTTCCGCGCGAGGTGGCCCTGGCGCTGCGCGAGGGACGGAGCCACCGTGCCCCCGCGCTGCAGCCCCCGGCCCTCGACGGGCAGACCCGCGCGGCTGCGGAGGTCGACGCCGCCGCGGGCCAGCAGGTGACCGACCTGCTCGCGCTGGTCGACGAGCTCGCCGCAGAGTGGGGCCTTCGTCCACCCCGCGTGCTGCGCTCCGGGGGCCTGGCCGTGCGAGACCTCAAGCGGCTGTCCTCCGTGCTCGATGTGGACGAGGCCCGGGCGGCATTCGTGGCCGAGCTGACGTATGCCGCGGGCCTCCTCGCGGACGACGGCTCGCTCGACCCCTCGTGGGCTCCCACCCCCGCCTACGACGAGTGGCAGCAGCACCCGGGCGACCAGCGCTGGGCCGTGCTGGCGCGGGCCTGGCTGCTCACCACCCGCGCCCCCCACCTGGTGGGCACCACGCCCGCCGGCGCGTCCGGCACCGTCAACGCCCTCGGGCCCGACGCCCACTGGCCGCCTGCCCGCGGGCTGCGCAGGGACGTCCTCGAACAGCTGGCCGCCGCACCGGCTGGGCTGGCGCCCGAGCGCGCCAGCATCGCCAGCGCCGTGAGCTGGCAGCGTCCCCGTCGCGTCCCCGCGAGCCTCGACACCGTGGTCACCGCTGTGCTCGGCGAGGCCGAGTGGCTGGGCGTGACGGGGCGGGGGGCCATCTCCACCGCCGGACGGGCCCTGCTGGCCGGTCTCCCGGACGCGGAGCTGGCCGCCGCCATGCAGCCGCACCTGCCCGAGCCCATCGAGCACGTGCTGCTCCAGGCCGACCTCACGGCCATCGCGCCGGGACCGCTGGCCGGCGGCCTCGCGACGTTCATGCGGCTGGTCGCGGACGTGGAGTCCCGCGGTGGTGCGACCGTCTACCGGTTCACCCAGGACTCGGTGCGCAGGTGCCTCGATGCCGGGTGGTCCGTCGACCAGGTGCTCGGGGCGTTGACCGACGCGAGCCACACGCCGGTCCCCCAGCCGCTGGACTACCTCATCCGCGATGTCGCCCGTCGCCACGGTCAGGCGCGGGTCGGCGCGATGCGGGCCTACATCCGCTGCGACGACGAGGCCACCCTCGGTGCCATGGTCGCCGACCGGGAGCTGTCACCCTTGCAGCTGCGCAGCATCGCCCCGACCATCCTCGTGTCGCCCGTGGCCGCCGACACCGTGCTGGACTTCCTGCGCGAGAACGGTTTCGCGCCCGCAGCCGAGACACCGGACGGCGGGATCATCGTGCCCACCACCGGACGGCACCGCACGCCCCTGCAGCGACGACCTGCACCTGTGACGGCCCAGGCTGTCGACGACGAGCTCGTGGCGACCATGGTCGGTGCGCTGCGCGCCGGCGAGGAGGCAGCGGCATACCAGCGTGAGCAGGTGGCGAGCAGGCCCGGACCCAGCCTGCCGAGCACCGACCCGACCACGACCCTCGCCGTGCTACGCGACGCGGCGGCGGACCGGCAGGCGGTCTGGCTGGGCTACTCCGACGCGGACGGGCGCACCCAGCGGATCCTCTTCTACCCCGACCGGGTGGAAGGTGGCCGGGTCCACGGCACGGCTGACGGGGCCACCCGCACGCTGTCGATCCACCGGGTCACCGGGGCCGTGCAGGGCTGA
- a CDS encoding aldose 1-epimerase family protein, whose translation MASPSGEQWTLRRGRQEATVVEVGGGLRTYRVDGADIVAGYADDEVCRSGRGQVLMPWPNRIRDGAYSFAGQDYQLGLTEVALRNANHGLVRWATWQLHWHNDDWSALTVRTRLHPQPGWDGILDLSVNYVLDEPGLTVSVHATNVGTQPAPFGFGAHPYIAVGETPLAQVELAVPAAREVLVDDRQIPTGTAPVRAETDFRAARALGATELDTAFTDLSRSPATGAWEVVVGGLATGAVTVWGDEALPWVQVFTAKGRDTGVDGVRGIAVEPMSCPANAFNSGEGLLVLEPGDAWSAQWGIEPAVLS comes from the coding sequence GTGGCCTCTCCCAGTGGTGAGCAGTGGACGCTTCGGCGCGGACGGCAGGAGGCCACCGTCGTCGAAGTGGGCGGCGGCCTGCGCACCTATCGCGTGGACGGCGCCGACATCGTGGCCGGCTACGCCGACGACGAGGTATGCCGCTCCGGTCGCGGCCAGGTGTTGATGCCGTGGCCCAACCGGATCCGCGACGGGGCCTACTCGTTCGCGGGACAGGACTACCAGCTCGGGCTGACCGAGGTCGCCCTCCGGAACGCCAACCACGGGCTGGTGCGGTGGGCCACCTGGCAGCTGCACTGGCACAACGACGACTGGTCAGCGCTGACCGTGCGCACCCGGCTGCATCCCCAGCCCGGCTGGGACGGCATCCTCGACCTCAGCGTGAACTACGTCCTGGACGAGCCGGGCCTGACCGTCAGCGTGCACGCGACGAACGTCGGCACCCAGCCGGCCCCCTTCGGCTTCGGGGCACACCCCTACATCGCCGTCGGTGAGACGCCGTTGGCCCAGGTCGAGCTCGCCGTCCCCGCAGCTCGTGAGGTGCTGGTCGACGACCGTCAGATCCCGACCGGCACCGCTCCGGTCCGGGCCGAGACGGACTTCCGAGCTGCTCGCGCGCTGGGTGCCACCGAGCTGGACACCGCGTTCACCGACCTGTCGCGGTCTCCCGCCACCGGGGCCTGGGAGGTGGTCGTGGGAGGGCTCGCGACCGGCGCGGTCACGGTGTGGGGCGACGAGGCACTGCCCTGGGTCCAGGTCTTCACGGCCAAGGGCCGCGACACGGGGGTCGACGGAGTGCGCGGCATCGCCGTGGAACCCATGTCGTGCCCGGCGAACGCCTTCAACTCCGGGGAAGGGCTCCTCGTCCTCGAGCCGGGCGACGCCTGGTCGGCTCAGTGGGGCATCGAACCCGCTGTGCTCAGCTGA
- a CDS encoding MFS transporter — MSESSAPSQSGLREFWAQLPVEGRWLLSTVAVQTLGRGLTLPFTVIYLHEVRGISLDLAGLLMAFIAVVALVVTGPGGALTDRYGARRMLLWGTSAQLVGCVILAFATTPAVVALAFVFLGFNFGVAWPAFNALVAAITTGPARQQYFGINFALVNLGIGLGGVIGGLYADVTRPSTFTVIFLADAASMLVPIGLLVGPLRHVHGRAEKPEGESAAAGSYLTILRNPAVLWVTVLTFLGVFIGYGQMEAGFPAFARQVSQVSTSVIGFAFAVNTAVIVGLQFFVLRRITGRRRTRILMVMAALWALAWLVLGLTGFAAGSVAAAGGVLAFHAAFALGETLLQPTIPAITNDLAPDHLRGRYNAVNAGAFQSGTILGPVVAGFMLGHHWSAAFIAMIVVGCALMVALAFAVERRITPSVNGLQDGGPAPEPGTVTPAQAKGSAGTVS, encoded by the coding sequence GTGAGTGAGTCGTCAGCACCAAGCCAGTCCGGGCTCCGCGAGTTCTGGGCACAGCTGCCGGTCGAGGGCCGGTGGCTGCTGTCGACGGTGGCGGTGCAGACCCTGGGTCGCGGGCTGACCCTGCCGTTCACCGTCATCTACCTGCACGAGGTGCGTGGGATCTCGCTGGACCTCGCAGGCCTGCTCATGGCCTTCATCGCGGTCGTCGCGCTCGTCGTCACCGGACCTGGAGGCGCCCTGACCGACCGGTACGGCGCCCGCCGGATGCTGCTGTGGGGCACCAGCGCCCAGCTGGTCGGGTGCGTGATCCTCGCGTTCGCGACGACCCCGGCCGTCGTGGCGCTGGCCTTCGTCTTCCTCGGGTTCAACTTCGGGGTGGCCTGGCCCGCCTTCAACGCCCTGGTCGCGGCGATCACGACAGGACCCGCCCGACAGCAGTACTTCGGGATCAACTTCGCCCTGGTCAACCTGGGCATTGGCCTGGGTGGGGTGATCGGCGGCCTCTACGCCGACGTGACCAGGCCCTCGACGTTCACGGTGATCTTCCTCGCCGATGCGGCCTCGATGCTCGTGCCGATCGGGCTGCTCGTCGGGCCGTTGCGTCACGTGCACGGCCGCGCCGAGAAGCCGGAGGGCGAGAGCGCGGCTGCGGGCTCCTACCTCACGATCCTGCGCAACCCGGCGGTCCTGTGGGTCACCGTGCTGACCTTCCTCGGCGTGTTCATCGGCTACGGCCAGATGGAGGCGGGCTTCCCGGCATTCGCCCGGCAGGTGAGCCAGGTGTCGACGAGCGTCATCGGGTTCGCGTTCGCCGTCAACACGGCGGTCATCGTCGGGCTGCAGTTCTTCGTGCTGCGGCGCATCACGGGGCGGCGGCGCACCCGGATCCTGATGGTCATGGCCGCGCTGTGGGCGCTGGCCTGGCTCGTGCTCGGGCTGACCGGGTTCGCCGCGGGGAGCGTCGCGGCCGCCGGGGGCGTCCTCGCCTTCCACGCGGCCTTCGCGCTCGGCGAGACGCTGCTCCAGCCGACCATTCCCGCCATCACGAACGACCTCGCCCCCGACCACCTGCGCGGGCGCTACAACGCGGTCAACGCAGGGGCGTTCCAGTCCGGGACGATCCTGGGGCCCGTGGTCGCAGGCTTCATGCTCGGCCACCACTGGTCGGCGGCCTTCATCGCCATGATCGTCGTGGGCTGCGCGCTGATGGTGGCGCTGGCCTTCGCGGTCGAGCGGCGGATCACGCCCTCCGTCAACGGCCTGCAGGACGGCGGGCCGGCGCCCGAGCCCGGGACGGTGACGCCGGCGCAGGCGAAGGGGTCAGCCGGCACCGTCAGCTGA
- a CDS encoding cold shock domain-containing protein — MPTGKVKWYDAEKGFGFISDDDGSDVFLHANALPEGVATLKGGARVEFSVAEGRRGTQALQVTLLEAAPTVSAGKREASRKSPEDLAPLVEDAIKLLDNASNSLRRGRRPEKDHATKLAAVLRFLADQIEP, encoded by the coding sequence GTGCCTACTGGCAAGGTCAAGTGGTACGACGCGGAGAAGGGCTTCGGCTTCATCTCCGACGACGACGGAAGCGACGTGTTCCTGCACGCGAACGCCCTCCCCGAGGGGGTCGCCACGCTCAAGGGTGGCGCCCGCGTGGAGTTCAGCGTGGCCGAGGGACGCCGCGGCACGCAGGCCCTGCAGGTGACCCTGCTCGAGGCCGCTCCCACCGTCAGCGCCGGCAAGCGTGAGGCGTCGCGCAAGTCCCCCGAGGACCTCGCGCCGCTGGTCGAGGACGCCATCAAGCTGCTCGACAACGCGTCCAACTCGCTGCGGCGCGGGCGTCGTCCCGAGAAGGACCACGCCACCAAGCTCGCCGCCGTCCTGCGCTTCCTCGCCGACCAGATCGAGCCGTGA
- a CDS encoding DUF3027 domain-containing protein, with protein MAPKDDAVLAGAVDLAREAAESIAEQGTVGDHLGMQMDDERLATHFFACEAVAYPGWRWAITLARVPRGKVATVCETNLVPGEGALLSPPWLPYAERLAPGDLSAGDVLPYKEDDPLLEAGFEATGDEEVDELAAYELGLGRKRVLSAEGREAAAQRWYEGENGPHAEVAEKAPAPCSSCGYFLPMAGALRSFFGVCANAWSPSDGRVVSIDHGCGAHSEIDAEPAEPMPVGQPIVDEIAYDLV; from the coding sequence ATGGCGCCCAAGGACGACGCCGTCCTGGCCGGGGCTGTGGACCTGGCCCGTGAGGCTGCCGAGTCGATCGCCGAGCAGGGCACCGTTGGTGACCACCTCGGCATGCAGATGGACGACGAGCGGCTGGCCACGCACTTCTTCGCCTGCGAAGCCGTCGCCTACCCCGGCTGGCGCTGGGCGATCACCCTCGCCCGGGTGCCGCGCGGCAAGGTCGCGACCGTGTGCGAGACCAACCTCGTGCCCGGCGAGGGTGCACTGCTGTCCCCTCCGTGGCTCCCGTATGCCGAGCGCCTGGCGCCCGGTGACCTCAGCGCCGGCGACGTGCTCCCCTACAAGGAGGACGACCCGCTGCTCGAGGCCGGGTTCGAGGCCACCGGCGACGAGGAGGTCGACGAGCTCGCCGCCTACGAGCTGGGTCTGGGACGCAAGCGCGTCCTGTCGGCCGAGGGTCGCGAGGCCGCGGCCCAGCGGTGGTACGAGGGCGAGAACGGCCCGCACGCCGAGGTCGCCGAGAAGGCCCCGGCACCCTGCTCCTCCTGCGGGTACTTCCTCCCGATGGCGGGTGCACTCCGCTCTTTTTTCGGCGTGTGCGCCAACGCCTGGTCACCTTCCGACGGTCGCGTCGTGAGCATTGACCACGGCTGCGGCGCCCACTCCGAGATCGACGCCGAGCCGGCTGAGCCCATGCCGGTCGGTCAGCCCATC